A single Triticum dicoccoides isolate Atlit2015 ecotype Zavitan chromosome 2A, WEW_v2.0, whole genome shotgun sequence DNA region contains:
- the LOC119353886 gene encoding putative anthocyanidin reductase, with protein MSRVCVTGAAGYIASWLVKKLLDRGCTVHGTVRNLGDEKKTEVLRGLPGAAERLVLFEADIYDAATFEPAIQGCEFVFLVPAPLHHNSGSSKYKDTTEATMDATRAILQQCERSKTVRRVIHTGSVVTASPLREDGDGYKEFVSESCWTSLGLPYDHSNEHLDAYVSSKTISEKELLKYNDDFFEGRVLDVVVLVCGLVGGDTLLPHISDSLHAMLSPLTGAELYHNSLKFLQALLGFVPLVHVDDVCEAHVFCMEKSSDVVGGRYLCTTAHTNMHDILEHYVRRHPELERIKEVVGEGVRVQANTNKLVELGFKYKYGAEEVLDGSVDCGKRLGLL; from the exons ATGAGCAGGGTGTGCGTCACCGGAGCTGCAGGCTACATCGCGTCCTGGCTCGTCAAGAAGCTCCTCGACAGAGGCTGCACCGTCCACGGGACCGTCCGAAACCTCG GGGATGAGAAGAAGACGGAGGTGCTCAGGGGGCTTCCCGGCGCGGCGGAGCGGCTGGTGCTGTTCGAGGCGGACATCTACGACGCGGCCACCTTCGAGCCGGCGATCCAAGGCTGCGAGTTCGTCTTCCTCGTCCCTGCCCCGCTGCACCACAACTCCGGCAGCTCCAAG TACAAGGACACCACTGAAGCGACCATGGACGCGACGCGCGCCATCCTGCAGCAGTGCGAGCGGTCCAAGACGGTGAGGCGTGTCATCCACACGGGCTCCGTTGTCACGGCCTCGCCGCTCCGGGAGGACGGCGACGGGTACAAAGAGTTCGTGAGCGAATCCTGCTGGACCTCACTCGGCCTGCCCTACGACCACAGCAACGAACACCTGGAC GCTTATGTATCCTCGAAGACCATCTCTGAGAAGGAATTACTCAAGTACAACGATGACTTCTTCGAGGGCAGAGTGCTCGACGTTGTTGTCTTGGTATGTGGCCTCGTAGGAGGAGACACCCTCCTTCCGCACATCAGCGACAGCCTCCATGCCATGTTGTCACCTCTAACTGGCGCCGAGCTCTATCACAACTCCCTCAAGTTCCTACAAGCCCTCCTCGGCTTCGTACCACTGGTGCACGTCGACGACGTCTGCGAGGCACACGTCTTCTGCATGGAGAAATCGTCTGATGTTGTTGGTGGCCGATACCTTTGCACCACCGCGCACACCAACATGCATGACATCTTGGAGCACTACGTCCGCAGGCACCCCGAACTCGAGCGGATCAAAGA AGTGGTGGGAGAGGGAGTGAGAGTGCAGGCTAACACAAACAAGCTTGTGGAGCTGGGGTTCAAGTATAAGTATGGAGCAGAGGAGGTGCTTGATGGAAGCGTGGATTGCGGGAAGAGGTTGGGATTGTTGTAA